The Streptomyces sp. NBC_01775 genome includes a region encoding these proteins:
- a CDS encoding DUF4442 domain-containing protein, whose translation MSAQSHEPSIGELMAASVPMARTLNLQYLETTPERAVVALPDQSEYHNHVGGPHAGAMFTLAESASGAIVLAAFADQLSRAVPLPVHAEVRYKKLAKGDLTATAELGRPVADVLAELDGGERPEFPVAVAVTRADGAVTSEMTVVWTLRPND comes from the coding sequence ATGTCAGCACAGTCGCACGAGCCTTCCATAGGCGAGTTGATGGCGGCCTCGGTCCCGATGGCCCGCACCTTGAACCTTCAGTACCTGGAGACCACTCCCGAGCGGGCCGTCGTCGCACTGCCCGACCAGAGCGAGTACCACAACCACGTCGGCGGCCCCCACGCCGGCGCGATGTTCACCCTCGCCGAGTCGGCCAGCGGCGCCATCGTGCTGGCGGCCTTCGCCGACCAGCTCTCGCGCGCCGTGCCGCTCCCGGTCCATGCCGAGGTCCGCTACAAGAAGCTGGCCAAGGGTGATCTGACCGCCACCGCCGAGCTGGGCCGGCCCGTCGCCGACGTCCTGGCCGAGCTGGACGGGGGCGAGCGCCCCGAGTTCCCGGTGGCCGTCGCCGTCACCCGCGCCGACGGCGCCGTGACGAGCGAGATGACAGTCGTGTGGACGCTTCGGCCGAACGACTGA
- a CDS encoding DedA family protein has protein sequence MHIQEWLESIPAVSVYLLVGVVIGLESLGIPLPGEIVLVSSALLASQQGHIDPVVLGVCATAGAIVGDSIGYGIGRKGGKPLLTWLGGKFPKHFGPGHVATAERSFQRWGMWAVFFGRFIALLRIFAGPLAGVLKMPYWKFLTANVLGGVVWAGGTTAVIYYVGIVAEAWLKRFSWLGLVLAVLIGVGSMLVVKRRAAKALAEDESAQGENAQGDSPQDESAQVGSVQGEGAKGETRSAGESQAAVPAAD, from the coding sequence TTGCACATCCAGGAGTGGCTGGAGAGCATCCCGGCCGTGAGTGTCTACCTCCTGGTGGGGGTGGTCATCGGGCTGGAGAGCCTGGGAATCCCGCTTCCCGGGGAGATCGTGCTGGTCAGCTCCGCGCTGCTGGCCTCCCAGCAGGGACATATCGACCCGGTGGTCCTGGGTGTGTGCGCCACCGCGGGTGCGATCGTCGGGGACTCGATCGGGTACGGCATCGGACGCAAGGGCGGCAAGCCCCTGCTGACCTGGCTGGGGGGCAAGTTCCCCAAGCACTTCGGGCCCGGCCACGTGGCCACGGCCGAGCGCTCCTTCCAGCGCTGGGGGATGTGGGCGGTCTTCTTCGGCCGCTTCATCGCCCTGCTGCGGATCTTCGCAGGGCCGCTGGCCGGTGTACTGAAGATGCCGTACTGGAAGTTCCTGACGGCCAATGTGCTCGGCGGTGTCGTGTGGGCGGGCGGCACTACAGCCGTCATCTACTACGTGGGCATCGTCGCCGAGGCGTGGCTCAAGCGCTTCTCCTGGCTCGGCCTCGTGCTCGCCGTGCTGATCGGCGTGGGCTCCATGCTGGTGGTCAAGCGCCGTGCGGCCAAGGCGCTCGCGGAGGACGAGAGCGCACAGGGCGAGAACGCACAGGGCGACAGCCCCCAGGACGAGAGCGCACAGGTCGGGAGCGTCCAGGGCGAGGGCGCCAAGGGTGAGACGAGGTCCGCCGGGGAGAGCCAGGCGGCCGTGCCCGCGGCGGACTGA
- a CDS encoding gamma carbonic anhydrase family protein encodes MAVGGRQPRLDPEAFTAPASVAVGEVVMAAGSSLWYGAVLRAEAEPIVLGEGSNIQDNSTVHVDAGFPVTLGKGVTVGHNAVLHGCTIEDDVLVGMGATVLNGAHIGAGSLIAAQTLVPQGMTVPPGSLVAGVPGKVRRELTDEEREGIKLNALVYVDLAKQHRAAVVVQGPADA; translated from the coding sequence ATGGCCGTGGGAGGCCGTCAACCCCGGCTGGATCCCGAGGCATTCACGGCGCCGGCCTCCGTCGCGGTCGGCGAGGTCGTCATGGCCGCCGGATCGAGCCTGTGGTACGGCGCCGTGCTGCGCGCCGAGGCCGAGCCGATCGTGCTCGGTGAGGGCAGCAACATCCAGGACAACAGCACCGTGCACGTCGACGCCGGATTCCCCGTCACCCTCGGCAAGGGCGTCACCGTCGGCCACAATGCCGTGCTGCACGGCTGCACGATCGAGGACGACGTCCTGGTGGGCATGGGCGCCACCGTCCTCAACGGCGCGCATATCGGCGCCGGTTCGCTCATCGCCGCCCAGACGCTGGTCCCGCAGGGCATGACCGTACCGCCCGGCTCGCTGGTCGCAGGGGTCCCGGGCAAGGTCAGGCGCGAGCTGACCGATGAGGAGCGCGAGGGCATCAAGCTCAACGCGCTCGTGTATGTCGACCTGGCCAAGCAGCACCGAGCGGCCGTCGTCGTCCAAGGACCCGCCGACGCCTGA